A region of the Vibrio tubiashii genome:
TAACGTTGGCGCTCTTCATCGGTAAATTGGTAGACGCGGTTTTCATAGCTGTTAAGAGCCAGAAATCCAGATTCCGCTCGAATACCAATGCTTTCGAGGGCATACCACATAAAATCAGGCGTTAACGCATCAAAGTTAAAGGCTTGCTGTGTCATAAAATAAAAGAGGCTCATTGCTGAGCCTCTTTCCATATCTGTGAGTAGAGCGCGCTTAGAGTTTCTTAATAAAGCGGCTTTCTACCTCAATAGTGAAGTCTTCGCTATCGGACAGTATAAACTGAATTGTTGAAACTGAAGAGCTGAGATTGTCAGGATTGACGCCTAAACTCATTGGTAGGTTAAGGACTTCACCCGGTTCAACTTGAATGGTTTGTTTGCCATACCAAGAGACATCACTTAGGCCTTCAACGCTGAGTTTGTACTCTTGTTCTTGTTGAGTTTTATTAATGATTTTCAGGGTGTAGGTATTCTCTACTTCACCTAAGCCATTGACTCTGAACAACTGATTACGGTCACGAAGAACACTCAAACCAGCAGGTTCGACACTAGCAACCTGAACAAAGAACAAGCCAATCATCACTAACAGTACCGCGCCATAACCGAGCAGTTTGGGACGCGCGACCTTAGTATGCTTGCCAGAGAGACGGTGCTCCGTGGTGTAGCTAATCAGGCCTTTTTCATAGCCCATGCGATCCATGGTTTTGTCACAGGCATCAATACAAGCACCACAGTTAATACATTCATACTGTAGGCCGTCACGGATATCGATACCGGTTGGGCAAACCTGAACACAAAGGTCACAGTCAATACAGTCACCTAAGCCCAGAGCTTTGTGATCGGCTTTTCGTGAACGAGGGCCTCGCGTTTCGCCACGTTTGCTATCGTAGCCGACGATAAAGGTATCTTTGTCGAACATAGCTGATTGGAAACGAGCGTAAGGACACATGTGAACACACATAATAGAGCGCATCCAACCTGCGTTGGCGTAAGTACAGCCCGCGAAAAATAGAACCCAGAATACCGGCCAGAATTCGGCATTAAAGGTGAAGAAGCCAACTACTAAGTCTTTGATCGGTACAAAATAACCGGTAAAGGTGAAGCCGGTAGCAAGGGCAATTGCCCACCAAGCTAAGTGTTTTACGCCTTTGCGCATTGCTAGATTGGCAGTGAGTTTTCCTGAATCTTGCTTGCGACGTTTGTTGGCGCTGCCTTCTAGTTTTTCTTCGAACCAAATATACATAAAGGTCCACACTGTTTGCGGGCATAAGTAGCCACACCAAACTCGACCTAAGAAAGTGGTGAGGAAAAAGAGACCAAAGGCGGCAATCATAAATAGCAGTGCAAGCAGAGTTAAGTCTTGCGGATAAAGTGTGGTGCCGAAAAAGTTAAACTGCTGATTGCCAAAGTCGAGCAAGATAGCTTGGCGTTCGCCATAAGGTATCCAAGGAATAAGAGCAAAGAAAACCAGTAGGAACCAGCCGCCATAACGACGTAGCTGTTGAAAGGTACCTTTACTCTCGCGAACATAGATTCGGTTGCTGGGATTAAACCTGTCCCCTTTGTTTTTATGGGCCTTAGGGTTAAAGGCCTTGGGAGTCACATCTTTGATATCGATTTTATCCTGACTCATTGCGCTTCCTTCTTGAGCTAAACGGTGAGATTTCTATTGTTCTCACTCTATAAACCTAAACATTGCTATTTGATTATAATATTTTAGTAAATACTTATGGACGGCGATTATATACGCAATAACATTTTCATTTCTTTAAGGCTATCAACCTTTAACAACAAAGATCAGTACAGTTCTATAAATAAATGGCCTAACAGTTTCTAGCTTTGTCACCAAATAGGTATAAAAAAAGCGACTCAAGGTCGCTTTCAATAAAACTGCTCGCTGCTAGTCAATAAGACCACGGGCACGCAGAATCGCCGTTTTAAAATCATCTTCTTGGTCTTTCTTTAGACCAGGAATCATTTCATTTTTGTCACTGTTGCGCATTTTTAGATGGTAAATAAGAACATCGTCTGTCAGATCTTCTAGTTTGCCTTCATAGCCTGCTTCTTGAGCGAGCTTAACGATCATCTGTAGCAGGTTAAGTTCCTGATCTTTTTGCCATTCAGGTTCAAGTAGCTCTAGTAGCTCCTCAATACGGTGACACTTCATCGGCTTTCTCCACAATATTTATAATGATTTGCTGCTAAAGGTATCAAATAGATGAAATGAAGGTAAGAAAAAAGCGCAGTCAGCACTGCGCTTTTTAATTAGGCTGCCTTGATAACCTTAGCAGGAGCAGTTGCCATAACGGCGGTCTTCTCGACTAAAGTCATTGCTGGAGCTGATTTTTTTGCCACTGGAGCAGAAACGAATCCACTACGGCGGCGCATCGCACTACGATTTGTGTGCGAAAACCTGACTGTTGTTGGGCGCATTCAGTTACCTAACTGTCAGGCATATCCATTGCCAATGTAATGGCCTAATTAATTATGAGTTTGCTTCATTGCTGAAGTTTGGCTCTTCTGGCTCACGCCAATCCGAACAATTAATTAGGAATATTGATATGCACGCATATCAATAAATAGATTAGCATTATCAGTCGGATTGGTCGATATCTAATCGATTGCGATTCGCTACAATTATGTGAAGATGTCTGTAGTAGTGAGACAGTAAACCAGATTAGTATGAAAGTAATTTAATGGTTTCGTACGTGCCAAGGAGGTGTTGATGTCGTTATTTAAGAAAACCCTGGCCAGTTTTGGTATTGGATCTGCAAAAGTAGACTCTGTTTTGCAGCAAGAGGTTTTATACCCGGGACAAAAAGTAAATATTACGATTCATGTTTATGGTGGGTCGACAGCACAAGAGATCGATAATATCGATCTAAAGCTCTATTGCCGCTATATCAAAGAGGTGCCAGCCAATCCAGATAAGGATAAGCACAATGCCGGGCGTATGCGTCGAGTTCCGACAAGTTATGCCTTAGCTAAGTGGTCACTGCCTTACGCTTTTACTATTAATCCGGGTGAAACGCGTGACTTTGAAATCGAGCTCGATGTGCCGTGGAATACGCCCGTTACCATTGGCGACTCCAAGGTGTGGTTGGAAACAGGCTTAGATATAGCGATGGCAAAAGATCCAACCGACAAAGACATTCTAACCGTCAGGCCTGATCCGCTACTTGATGGCATTTTTACCGCACT
Encoded here:
- the ccoG gene encoding cytochrome c oxidase accessory protein CcoG, whose protein sequence is MSQDKIDIKDVTPKAFNPKAHKNKGDRFNPSNRIYVRESKGTFQQLRRYGGWFLLVFFALIPWIPYGERQAILLDFGNQQFNFFGTTLYPQDLTLLALLFMIAAFGLFFLTTFLGRVWCGYLCPQTVWTFMYIWFEEKLEGSANKRRKQDSGKLTANLAMRKGVKHLAWWAIALATGFTFTGYFVPIKDLVVGFFTFNAEFWPVFWVLFFAGCTYANAGWMRSIMCVHMCPYARFQSAMFDKDTFIVGYDSKRGETRGPRSRKADHKALGLGDCIDCDLCVQVCPTGIDIRDGLQYECINCGACIDACDKTMDRMGYEKGLISYTTEHRLSGKHTKVARPKLLGYGAVLLVMIGLFFVQVASVEPAGLSVLRDRNQLFRVNGLGEVENTYTLKIINKTQQEQEYKLSVEGLSDVSWYGKQTIQVEPGEVLNLPMSLGVNPDNLSSSVSTIQFILSDSEDFTIEVESRFIKKL
- a CDS encoding sporulation protein, with product MSLFKKTLASFGIGSAKVDSVLQQEVLYPGQKVNITIHVYGGSTAQEIDNIDLKLYCRYIKEVPANPDKDKHNAGRMRRVPTSYALAKWSLPYAFTINPGETRDFEIELDVPWNTPVTIGDSKVWLETGLDIAMAKDPTDKDILTVRPDPLLDGIFTALEEQGLRIRQVECEEVDGFAMPFVQEFEFVPTTGPFHGRWRELEVVAYRTDDKLQMWFEIDRHREGAKGMLASLLGIGDLKRQMEIPLHTSAQEAGAQVIAYLDEHS
- a CDS encoding YihD family protein; amino-acid sequence: MKCHRIEELLELLEPEWQKDQELNLLQMIVKLAQEAGYEGKLEDLTDDVLIYHLKMRNSDKNEMIPGLKKDQEDDFKTAILRARGLID